A stretch of DNA from Sander lucioperca isolate FBNREF2018 chromosome 8, SLUC_FBN_1.2, whole genome shotgun sequence:
tgagtacttttactttgaaactTACTACATTTCGAttatatttttgtactttttcttaagtaggattttgaatgcaggacttttaattGCAATGGAGTGTTTATACATTTTTGCATTGGtgcttttacttgagtaaaggatctgaatacttcatcCACCACTGAAATGCTGTGCCTATGAAGTTtcctttgttgtaaacaatgtTACCATCTTAATACTGATCCTTGTACTGGTCTAGAACCAGGTCTGCCTCCTAACACTAGTTTGAATAGTGCACTGCACTAAACTGAAGGCACGAggagaaaaatcctcccatccAGCTGCTTAGAAGAGAAAGCCTTGCAGCTTAGGCAAAGCTTTATCCAATTCCCTCATCATCCATTCTAGGACACTTTATTGGGGCCGAAATGGAGTTGCAGCAAATTCCAGTACAAAAAGAAATCTGCCACAGCGAGCCCACTATCAGCATGTAACCTGGATGAGCAGGCTCTTGTCTGCGCAAGCTGCTAAATCTACTCACACCTCAAACAACTTGGATAAAAGAGCAGAATCTCATTCCTCATGTTACCagaataatttaataattttggTGTTATTTTTGAGGCAAAAGTTATCAATGCATTTTACCAGTGATCTTTCTAATGCCCAGTGGCAATGACATGGTATATAGGAGTCCTGAAGGCCTACATTCATAACTATTACAAAGAGATTCACGTTGCACTATTCTCAGAGTCCTCTCAACCTTTTATAATTCAGATATATTATTAATCAAAGAGATTGACAAAGAAACTAATGGTTTGTCTGATTTTCACTGGGGCACAATCCAGCCAGCAATTGATTGTGGCACCAGGGACACCTGCAGATTCAGAATACATTTTCACTTTcaggaggagagaaaaaaaacagcaccaCGAGGAAATATTGCCCCACCACATGAATATGCAGGGACTTGATACCAGCAGTGTCATTACTAATGTTGCTGCCAATTACAGAGCATGTCATGACACTGTGATTCATGAATATTCATCGTTGACTGATATAGACAGCAGCAGTATGCAGAGGCCTCTATTCCCATTTTACTGTCTCATTGTGAATGGTGAACAGGTACCTCCATCATGCCATGGAGGCGCCTTCCAGCTGCAAGACAAGCTGTTCCATAAGGCATTGCTAGTTAACAGTGTGTTATATAAAGGTGTATAAAAGTGATGAAGTGCTCCCAGGCTCTAAAGAGCAGGCATTAAAGCATATTAAGTAGACATTTAAGCTTGTAAAGTGGGAATCTAGAAATGGAAAGAAGACACTGAGCAAAGGGATGCCTTTAGGGTTGGGCTGTTCAATTCTCAGAAAGTTTGATACCTGCTGGTGCTTAGAAATGAAATGAGGTTTGTGTGAGGGACCAGCAGATTTTGCAAACTACCTGGGCTTCAATTTAAGTGTGTGTAAGTGAGTGGAACAACTCCGTTCTAGTTGTTATCCAGTTTCAGGGATAACTAATCTGTAGTAAGTGGATCAATCAGTGGTTATGAAATTAAAAGAAGTGGAAAGACCATTAgtcaaacacattttcttaaTTATGTCCATACTTTTGTTAAGTAATGTGCTAAAATAAAATTCTGAGGAAGTGGTGCTTCACAGAATATATCCATTTTCTACATCTGCTCGTCTACATACACGAAATACTGTTCTTACTCTTCAAGTTACTTCACGTAAGATATAGCATGCAAAACATGTGATGAGCTGCAATTACTGCATATGAAGAAATAGATTAAACCAGCAGTATAGAAGCAGTTTGTCTTATTGCACTACCAGGACCAGCAACAACATTAAAGTGCTGCTTATACattaacagtggtggaagatgACTTAAGTCAAAGTAGCAATGTATAAATACCCCATTACTTCTCAAGTAAGAGTACATAAGTATTATATTAGCAAGTACAATGTATTAAAAAATCCAATGTACAAGTACATATTATGCAGCAGGATGGTGCCTGTTGgaattattgtattattttatacTATTGGATAATCATAACTGATGCACGGACATGATTTATATGTAAAATctaaatctgaaaagtaactagtacctattgaatgtagtgaagtaaaaagggCAATATTTGCCTCTAAACTGTAGTGGAGTGAAAGTGTAAAGGAGCAGCAAATTGAAATACTCAAGTAGAGTAAAAGAGTAGAGTAAAAGTACCTAAAATGTTTACTTgactacagtacttgagtaaatatacagtacatttcatTCCACTTCTTCACTTAAATACCTAAATCATTGAATACTGATAGAGATCATTCTGCAtgctatcacacacacacacacacacacacacacacacacacacacacacacacacacacacctttaataAAGAGCAGTTCTGATAGTCTTagtggtattactacttttactcgAGTATCTGAATACTTATTTAATCCCTGCAAATGACCACATATATTAACTCATGACAACAAAGAGATTAATACCCCTGCTGAAACTAAAATGCAACCATGTAAAACTTGAACTAAATAAAGCTGTGCCACATCTTCAAAGGCTGCCACTCATGGCCAGGCACTGGTCTGTGTGAGTGAGATACTTTGATAATCGTATAATCTCTTAGTATCcagatgaaataaaaaaaaaaaaaaattgatccTTTCACGTGGGCAAAAACGCAAGTGATGCTGATGGTAGCCCAGAATATGAGGACCACTTGCAAAGTGACATAGGTGCTAACGTAGGCTGGACCTGTGCTGTGTTGCAGCGATTAAAAACCGCCTTGACTCGGAAGTTACTTTTTCGTATAGTTGCTGAAAAACAGCCATCTGGAGCCAAATAAGAAAGTAATTGGTTTATGATGAACACCCTGTTCAGCTAATCAAGTGGTGATCACTGCTTACTTTCCTGTTCTCACCCTGGGGCGACCTATCGGGCAGTCTGACTGTAACAGGGATCCATAAGCATCCTAAGACCTTAAGATGATGACAGCTTCTTATCCACTAATAAAGTGcattttctgcagattttcGGATTGTAGTCTACCTGCAGAGAAATTAATAACAGagctattctctctctctctctctgcctctctctctctctagcacACAGTTGCACGCCCACACACTAAAATTGGTAATGTCAGTATACATTTCTTCAAACAAAGTTAAAAATATAATCTCAGGAAATAACTTCTGTGTGATTAAAACTAACTCCTTACTTTCAAATGGCTGTCAGTTAATTGTGCATATGAATTAGAAGTTAATTATTCGTCAGTTAAATGGCCAATTAAACTGCTAATTGTGTTTTCATTCCGAATTCTATAAGGTAAATGGATAACAGAAACACAGCGTGATCATGCAGCGTCCTGTCATGTTTTCAGACAAAAAAGTTTGAATTTGTTGTGTACATAGGCCActttacataaatacatatgtGGTAAGTAGATTTCAGCACACAATGAAAAATTCTGTGTTGACAAACTAGAAGCCTGTAAAAGACACAAGTGAAAGGTGGTCTAATTAGGAGCTACCATGAAGGCAAGGAGGAGGCAAAAACACCAGAACTTTTACTCTATTAATTTTCTGAATATCCACAATGCAGTGTGGAGAATTTGTAATTTACAAATTCTGCTATCTAGCCCACCTGAAAATGACCGGCGTGACCACACAGCCCTAATGGGGTTAGGTTAATTAAAAGGTTAATTGTAAGAAACAGGAGCTGCTTGATGTATGGCTGGTGAACAATAGTGTCCTCTAGAGGTGAATGTAACCATGATATACAGTTTCCTTTGCCCCCCTCCTTGCACATTCTGTCCTTGTGTGCACTGAGCACAGGGTACACAAAAAAACTGCTCTGAGACTGATGGTTGTTCTGTGGCTCATATAATAAAGCATCAATCCACTAGAAATAACACACAATGCTGCGTGCTATGTGATGCTGGCTGCTGTTACGTGCATGTGGACATACATTTCTACACTCCTTGTTGCATCCTATATGTACGCTCCCTCCTCAGCATGGCTTGCTGCCCAGGCCAATATGCATGTAAAAATGTAGGCCAACTTGATTGGCTACAAGGTGTTGGTGTAAGATTGCACTGGGATCAGTTATTCCATCGCTGCAGAACAATAAAGCCAAAAGATTATTTTGGCGACTGCGTCAACTTGAGCGTTTTTCTGCGTCACTCTCCATTCTGCCGCTCCTATCACATTTCCCTCTCTGGGGACTAAATTGGGTCCCCCATGACAACTGGCTACAGGCCCACTAattatcccccccccctcctcccttttTCCTCCAGCAGCTCACCATACCAGCTATGAATAGGCAGCCCACCACGCAAACCCCACCCTATCTAAGGTCTAAATTTGGAACACAATTGAAATACAGAAATCCTGTCAGAAGATAACGAAGAATAATATTGACCCTCGCTTCATTAGGCCTATTCCATACAAGTGTAGTGAGTCTGGCGTATCAGCCACATTGTGACATAACTGTGCCAATGTACACTCATCTCAATTTTACACTAAAATAACAACTATCAGGCAGTGAATAAACTCAGTGCCAGTCAGTACCTGTGAGCTGTGTGTTTTAATACCTGATTATAAAAATGCACCTTTACATGTTGGCTTGCTGCAACCTGAAAGTTTACCTTTATTGTATCTGCgttataataaattaaatgtcTCATTTCCAAACAATAACAGTcctgtgtgttgctgtggtgGATAAAACAAAGGTGATTACACCATGGCCTGAAGAAAAACATCAGTACTGAAAAAAAGTTAATCAGAAACTACCAGCTCATTATAACCTGTCTCCTTTGCAGACCTGTGataataacaaataaatcaCGGATTAATGTCAGCCCAAAACAAGCGGGACTTAAGTACTCTGCAAACACAAAAGTGTCTGAACTGAGCACAGAAGGGTTTACCCTCCACTACATCTCTGCTAATGTCCATGAGGGAAGCAACATAGAACACATACCACAAGACAAACACATACTCGCCAGAAAAATTGGGGCTTGAGAAAGTTCCCAAGCGGATTGGTTCATGTCAGTGTCGACGCCGATGACGTCGCGCTGTGAAACACGTGGGCCACTGTATCCAGAGCTCACATAAACAAAGCCACATTGGCCAGACTGGGTAGTCGAAGCTGGTGTCGCTGTCAGTGCGCGGAGTCACACGGTCTGTCTGCCTGGCATTGTTGGGTACCGCCGCTCATGATTTGGAGCTTTTACTGAAATTGATGAATACCCCCTGCATGCTTATCGCATGGATTGAAAGTCACGATCCTGATGTGAAAGAGGTAAGATTCACTCATCTCTTTCTTTGCAACATCATGTGCGTTTAAGGTGCACctccactttttttcttttagtctGTTTTCACTGTTAAACTGAAATGATTCAAATCTCAGTCTGACTCAGACTGTGCTGCTGCTATTTCACGAGATTTATTTTTAGCTTTCTGCTTTCTAGACAAGTTGTCACTAATGTCAAGTGCGCGAAGTTGGTCTGTTCATCACGAACAACCGCACACTTTAtagtaagaaaagaaaaagaccaTTTATGCTGTTTAATTTCTATATGCACGTTTTTCCTCGGGATCCATTCAAcatttttcatgacatttttcaaaacgCTGTGCGTAATTAGAAATTGGTTGCAGTTTGTGCGCATAGGTTAAATCTGTCTTTATCTGGGATGTCGTGGTCATTTtagatattgttttattttataatctAGTAAATGTCAAAGTGATGTGTTTTATTAGGGGAAGATCCAGAACAGAGCCGCTTTCTTGCATCCTGTCAGCCGTACAACTCCTGACAATATCCATTTCAAGTGTCACCGAAAAACGGTCAGAAGACTTGAGGTAGGATATGGAAACttatttacaaataaaaaacacagatgTAGTGTTGTTTCAAGTTATTTTATTATAGAATTACTCATTAACGTTAAGCACTGTTATTACTGTTTTCTGTTTAGAGTAAAATTAGATTAAACATTAAACTGTAAAACTTTCTTCACGGTTTGAACATTTATTTCAGAAGTTCTCATGTGTTTCTACCGGTTTGGTTTACAGCCATGCCCTGCGTTCAGGCTCAGTATGGATCATCACCTCAAGGAGCTAGTCCTGCTTCCCAGAGCTACAGCTACCACACCGCAGGAGAATACAGCTGCGACTTCTTAACACCTGAGTTTGTTAAGTTTAGCATGGACTTGACCAACACTGAAATCACAGCTACTACTTCTCTCCCAAGTTTCAGTACATTCATGGACAACTATAACACTAGTTACGACGTTAAACCGCCCTGTCTGTATCAGATGCCCCACTCTGGAGAGCAGTCCTCTATCAAGGTAGAGGACGTCCAGATGCACAACTACCATCAGCAGAGCCACCTGCCACCTCAGTCGGAGGAAATGATGGCTCATTCTGGGCCTATGTACTTCAAACCCTCCTCGCCCCATGCCCCGAGTACACCAAACTTCCAGGTTCAGCCTAATCATATGTGGGAGGACCCTGGCTCCCTCCACAGTTTCCACCAGAACTATGTTGCGGCCACGTCTCATATGATGGACCAGCGCAAGAATCCGGTGTCAAGGCTGTCGCTCTTCTCCTTCAAGCAGTCCCCGCCCGGTACTCCTGTTTCCAGCTGTCAGATGCGGTTCGACGGGCCGCTGCACGTCTCCATGAACCACGACAACCCGGGCGTGCACCGCGGCCTGGACGGCCAGAGCTTTGCGGTGCCCATACGGAAACAGGCGGGTCTGGCCTTTCCTCACTCCCTGCAGCTCGGCCACGGGCACCAACTGGTGGACAGCCAAGTGCCATCGCCCCCGTCCCGAGGATCTCCGTCAAACGAGGGTCTGTGTGCAGTATGTGGGGACAACGCAGCCTGCCAGCATTATGGAGTGAGAACCTGCGAGGGCTGCAAAGGATTTTTCAAGGTGGGCTGACATGACAGCAACCATGAATCAGTGTTACAGTTATTATATGAAATATATACCGTGTGTTCCTTATTATTCACGGCGCCTGTGAGTTGTAATCTGCCcaatttattaaaataataataataataataataatgataataagacAACCTAAACATACAGCTAATAGAATTTCATTTTCAATGCGGGctacactaaatattacacGCCTATTTTTACGTGCGTAAAATAACTTCATATGACAAACATATCTGTATCCACACATAGTTAATCTCAAAGGAATGAGTAAAATATGAAAGACCACGAATGTGTATTTGCTGTCGGCCTATTCCCTCTTGTTGGTTTATACAGCGCAGTCCCGAACAAGAGATGAAACAGATATTATATCGTTttcatcttttcattttttttatgttatatcACTTGTGCAGAAATCCACATTCCGTGTTCTACATGTTATATAGCCTTGGAAATAGGCCTGCAGGGTGACattatgttttttctttctttccagcGCACCGTTCAGAAAAATGCAAAGTACGTGTGTTTAGCAAATAAAAACTGCCCTGTCGACAAACGCCGAAGAAATCgttgccagttctgccgtttcCAAAAGTGCATTGTCGTCGGAATGGTGAGAGAAGGTATGTTTAGGCCATgcattcaattattttaaaccAGTAGTTTATATTTCCCCACTGATATACTTGGGGGAACCTATGCGTAATAGAGTGTTGGATTATTATTTAAACCATATTAAAGTATTTACGCACAACAACAGGACTGCGTATTAACGATTTATATGGCATATATTTCTTCCAATGCAGTTGTCCGAACGGATAATCTAAAAGGTCGGAGAGGACGCCTACCATCCAAACCCAAAAGTCCACAGGAGCCCTCCCCACCCTCACCGCCGGTTAGCCTCATAAGCGCACTTGTTCGGACCCATGTGGACTCCAACCCCTCCATGTCCGCTTTGGACTACTCCAGAGTAAGTAAAGTACCACtatcacagaaataaaacacagcacttacaaagaaaaaaagttgacaaCTCCGGGTGAAAACAAAAGAAGATTGACGGACTTTTTTAATGTAGTCCTGCTTTTAGGTAAAATTTACTGCCTTAAAAGTTTTCTGTAATACATCGCTGAATTCCTAACTTTGTCAGGCTTTTTATGTGGCATATTTTTCCCAAGGTAAATTGCGTTGAAATAGAGAACTTAATAAAAAGAAGACATGAATTTAATAGTGAAAAAGCACCCTCTCCTTCTTGGAAATGGGCATTTGCAATTTCACggattatatattttaaaggaCCTCATTAAGGCGCTGTTTAAATTAAATTCCAGTTCCAGGCCAACCCTGACTACCAAATGACTGGAGACAACACTCAGCACATCCAGCAGTTCTATGATCTCCTGACGGGCTCCATGGAGATCATCCGGGGCTGGGCAGAGAAGATCCCCGGCTTTTCAGACCTATCGAAGCAAGATCAAGATCTCCTCTTTGAATCCGCCTTCCTTGAACTTTTTGTCCTGCGGCTGGCGTACAGGTAAGCCGCCTAATTATTAAACAAAACAATCCAGGCTTTAGATAATCATCAGCTGCTCCTTCAAGCTTCATTGCTTTGGGTTTTATTAGCTGCCCAATATTAAGAAGGCTCTTAAATTCCCATTTATTGCCAAGCGTAATCAATGGCATTTCCTTATTAATTGCAGGTCCAACCCAGTGGAAGGCAAACTTATTTTTTGTAATGGAGTGGTGTTACACAGGCTACAGTGCGTCCGTGGATTTGGAGAGTGGGTGGACGCTATCGTGGACTTTTCTTCCAACTTGCAGAGCATGAACATAGACATCTCAGCGTTCTCCTGTATCGCAGCTCTGGCGATGGTAACAGGTGCGTAAAAGGCGACTACTCCTTTGGAAACTCTAGTCTGCCTGCGTTACAATTTATGCATAACATAGGAAGTTAATGCATCGGAAATAATGTATcggtgttctttttttcttctgtatttCAGAGCGACACGGGCTTAAGGAACCCAAGAGAGTCGAGGATCTCCAAAACAAGATAGTCAACTGCCTCAAAGATCAAGTGACATTCAATGGCGGTGGATTGAATCGTCCCAACTACTTGTCAAAACTCTTGGGAAAGCTCCCTGAACTGCGCACACTATGTACCCAAGGTCTGCAGCGTATCTTTTACCTAAAACTAGAAGATCTAGTCCCTCCGCCAGCAATAATTGACAAACTTTTCCTCGACACCCTACCTTTCTGAGTCTGACTCGATGGCGAGACCTCGAAGAACTTCCAAAAGACTGTTTGTGAGTCAGACTTGACAGATTTTGAACGTTATTATTTCTGAATATTTGCAAGCTCCGTAGGCTAATAGAACAACAGTACCCTATTATGAGTAAGGATTCATGAAAAAAGAATAACAGGAGGAATAGACAGAGTGTGATTGCTGTGTAGGCCTTTTAATACTTTGATTGCCAAACGAGTGAATCATCACGGGGAATTTCTCTCCGGTGGACAAATTGTCAACAAAGTCAATCCGGTTTTACAATCACTTACTGTTATTTAACATCGGCTCTACTGATTCAGCATACTCATATGTAATATATTCCATTTA
This window harbors:
- the nr4a2a gene encoding nuclear receptor subfamily 4 group A member 2a gives rise to the protein MPCVQAQYGSSPQGASPASQSYSYHTAGEYSCDFLTPEFVKFSMDLTNTEITATTSLPSFSTFMDNYNTSYDVKPPCLYQMPHSGEQSSIKVEDVQMHNYHQQSHLPPQSEEMMAHSGPMYFKPSSPHAPSTPNFQVQPNHMWEDPGSLHSFHQNYVAATSHMMDQRKNPVSRLSLFSFKQSPPGTPVSSCQMRFDGPLHVSMNHDNPGVHRGLDGQSFAVPIRKQAGLAFPHSLQLGHGHQLVDSQVPSPPSRGSPSNEGLCAVCGDNAACQHYGVRTCEGCKGFFKRTVQKNAKYVCLANKNCPVDKRRRNRCQFCRFQKCIVVGMVREVVRTDNLKGRRGRLPSKPKSPQEPSPPSPPVSLISALVRTHVDSNPSMSALDYSRFQANPDYQMTGDNTQHIQQFYDLLTGSMEIIRGWAEKIPGFSDLSKQDQDLLFESAFLELFVLRLAYRSNPVEGKLIFCNGVVLHRLQCVRGFGEWVDAIVDFSSNLQSMNIDISAFSCIAALAMVTERHGLKEPKRVEDLQNKIVNCLKDQVTFNGGGLNRPNYLSKLLGKLPELRTLCTQGLQRIFYLKLEDLVPPPAIIDKLFLDTLPF